One genomic window of Medicago truncatula cultivar Jemalong A17 chromosome 1, MtrunA17r5.0-ANR, whole genome shotgun sequence includes the following:
- the LOC11421335 gene encoding sulfate transporter 3.1 gives MGNVDYDDYPCSGMNVDESVHGVAIPPPQPFLKSMKYSMKETFFPDDPLRRFKNQPASKKLVLGLQYFFPIFEWAPSYTFQFLKSDLIAGITIASLAIPQGISYAKLANLPPILGLYSSFIPPLIYAMMGSSRDLAVGTVAVGSLLMGSMLANEVNPTQNPKLFLHLAFTATFFAGLLQASLGLFRLGFIVDFLSHAAIVGFMGGAATVVCLQQLKSILGLEHFTHAADIVSVMRSVFTQTHQWRWESAVLGFCFIFFLLVTRYFSKKQPKFFWVSAMTPLASVILGSLLVYFTHAEHHGVQVIGELKKGLNPPSLTDLVFVSPYMTTAIKTGLIVGIIALAEGIAVGRSFAMYKNYHIDGNKEMIAIGTMNIVGSFTSCYLTTGPFSRSAVNYNAGCKTAASNIVMSIAVMLTLLFLTPLFYYTPLVVLAAIIVSAMLGLIDYEAAIHLWKIDKFDFFVCISAYMGVVFGSVEIGLVIAVAISVLRILLFVARPRTFVLGNIPNSVIYRNIEHYPNANRISGILILKIDAPIYFANASYLRERISRWIDEEEDRIKDTGETILNYVILDMSAVGNIDTSGISMLEEAKKMVERREQQLVLVNPGSEVMKKLNKSSFQKDVEGNWIYLTVEDAVRACNFACKTNPKRDESEGWNNV, from the exons ATGGGAAACGTAGACTATGATGATTACCCTTGTTCAGGCATGAACGTTGATGAGAGTGTGCATGGTGTGGCAATTCCACCTCCTCAACCATTTTTGAAGTCTATGAAGTATTCAATGAAAGAGACTTTCTTTCCAGATGATCCATTGAGGAGGTTTAAGAATCAACCAGCTTCTAAAAAATTGGTGCTTGGTCTTCAGTATTTTTTTCCCATATTTGAATGGGCACCAAGCTACACTTTTCAGTTCTTGAAATCTGATCTCATAGCTGGCATCACTATTGCTAGCTTGGCTATTCCTCAAGGCATTAGTTATGCCAAACTTGCCAACCTCCCTCCAATTCTTGGACTAT ATTCAAGCTTTATACCACCGTTAATTTATGCAATGATGGGTAGTTCAAGGGATTTGGCAGTTGGAACTGTGGCAGTTGGATCTCTTCTGATGGGTTCCATGTTGGCCAATGAGGTTAATCCTACCCAAAATCCAAAGCTTTTTCTGCACCTTGCTTTCACAGCTACATTCTTTGCTGGACTTTTGCAAGCTTCATTGGGTCTCTTTAG GTTAGGGTTTATCGTGGATTTCCTGTCACATGCAGCCATAGTAGGGTTCATGGGAGGAGCAGCCACGGTGGTTTGTCTACAGCAGCTGAAATCAATTCTAGGACTTGAACATTTCACCCATGCTGCTGATATTGTATCCGTCATGCGCTCCGTTTTTACCCAAACTCATCAG TGGAGGTGGGAAAGCGCTGTGTTGGGATTTTGCttcattttctttctccttGTTACAAGATACTTC AGCAAAAAACAACCCAAGTTCTTTTGGGTGTCAGCAATGACGCCGTTAGCGTCCGTTATACTGGGCAGTTTGCTGGTTTATTTCACTCATGCCGAGCACCACGGCGTTCAAGTG ATAGGAGAATTGAAGAAAGGACTAAATCCACCATCACTCACAGATTTGGTATTTGTGTCACCATATATGACCACAGCTATCAAAACAGGCCTTATTGTTGGCATTATAGCTCTTGCG GAAGGAATCGCTGTGGGAAGAAGCTTTGCAATGTATAAAAATTACCATATTGATGGAAACAAAGAGATGATAGCTATTGGAACCATGAACATAGTTGGTTCTTTCACCTCTTGCTACCTCACAACAG GGCCATTTTCGCGCTCGGCCGTGAACTATAATGCTGGATGCAAGACAGCAGCATCCAACATTGTGATGTCAATTGCAGTCATGTTGACACTGTTATTCTTGACACCTTTGTTCTATTACACTCCTCTGGTGGTACTAGCAGCCATAATTGTATCTGCAATGCTTGGACTTATAGATTATGAAGCAGCCATCCATCTCTGGAAGATTGACAAATTCGATTTTTTCGTCTGCATTAGCGCGTATATGGGCGTTGTCTTTGGCAGTGTTGAAATTGGCTTAGTCATAGCA GTTGCTATATCAGTACTTCGGATATTGCTATTTGTTGCAAGGCCAAGGACATTTGTTTTGGGAAACATTCCAAATTCTGTAATATACAGAAACATTGAGCATTATCCGAATGCAAATCGTATTTCCGGAATTCTAATTCTAAAGATTGATGCACCAATTTACTTTGCCAATGCAAGCTATTTAAGAGAAAG GATCTCAAGGTGGATCGATGAAGAGGAAGATAGAATTAAAGATACAGGGGAGACaattttgaattatgttatACTGGATATGAGTG CTGTTGGAAATATTGATACAAGTGGAATAAGTATGCTTGAAGAGGCTAAGAAGATGGTTGAAAGAAGAGAGCAGCAA CTTGTTTTAGTCAATCCTGGAAGTGAGGTGATGAAGAAGTTAAACAAATCCAGCTTCCAAAAGGATGTAGAAGGAAATTGGATTTATCTGACAGTGGAAGATGCTGTTAGAGCATGTAACTTTGCATGCAAAACAAATCCCAAAAGAGATGAATCAGAGGGTTGGAACAATGTctga
- the LOC11435087 gene encoding protein NETWORKED 1D has product MATATRSHADSRRMYSWWWDSHISPKNSKWLQENLTDMDVKVKQMIKLIEEDADSFARRAEMYYKKRPELMKMVEEFYRAYRALAERYDHATGVIRHAHRTMAEAFPNQIPVMITDDLPMVTSMETEPRTPETRHPSRTFLDSDESEKDAHFIKRNGADSEELHSALNKTGLRQLNDLLIPREHAKFEGHARRGLNFLETQEESSELNNGGRGTKAHVLSESERVTKAEAEISALKKALAKLEDEKEAGLLQYQQSLEKLSNLELEVSSAQENSQRVDERASKAEAEVQDLKEAVIKLQAEREATLLQYQECLEKITDLEKNISFAQKDAGEFNERATRAETEVDSLKQDLLRVEAEKEVALLQYKQCLETLSKLEERLKESEENVRRINQQANLAENEIEALKLEVTKLNEEKEDAALRYQQCLEIISSLEHKLSCAEEEVGRLNSKIDDEVEKLHSSEQKCLLLETSNHALQSELQSLAHKMGSQSEELNEKQKELGKLWSSLQEERLRFIEAETAFQTLQHLHSQSQEDLRALAADFHGKLEILGNVESRKQSLEDEVHRVNEENKILNELKISSSLSIQTLQDEILNLKETIEKLEQEVELRLNERNALQQEIYCLKEELNDMNKKHEAMIDEVRSADLDPQCFGSSVKQLQDENSKLKETCEAEKDEKLALLVKLETMEKLLEKNSVLENSISDLNAELDSVRGKVNVLEGTCQSLLVEKSTLAAEKATLFSQLQATTEKLEKLSENNNLLENSLFDVSTELDVLRGKSKILEDACQLLDHEKSSISSEKEALVSELNTTQQILKDLEKQHSELELMHLELKGERESSLKKVEELLVSLYSQREEHCRVLKLNEDEVANKELQIDILKEDAKCRKQEYEEELDRSLNAQIEIFILQKCIQDLEKRNFSLLVECQRLLEASKMSDKIISNLETENIQKQDDVDSLSDKIKILRVGLHQVLKTLDINGDNFFEDMLDEDQTLLNHIHGKLKERKKSFDAIFKESHHLTVENSVLITFLEQLKMTVENLVIEKGALDEESKIQSKQFTALQIEFQKALEKNQELKLAISKGEEKMEGMTAEIVNLREELSNFEKIHRNLHEKSCTIIEEKKSLLGRFKDLSEEKGNLEEELCVLSHETFVQSNISAIYENIISEKLQELKQLGQELDKLGSENNNLEERLKIMAHKLENEEMENSHLKELFVKSNVELNLVESVNDQLTCQIRNEREMLCQKEKVLSEAAKTFHALHTEKTELQRTAEDLKIRYDDAKGKLEEQANRISHLSSDKDRQNEELGCLSEVNQKLESEMKCLHQELEEIKLREKKLSYEVHEGINEIEQWETQAAVLFAELQVSAVNETLLQGKACELADTCEHLESINYSKDMEREQLKELVSKLEGENGKMCDQLAAYVPAISALNDCVTSLEVQTLGHPKHHDYEKPEVKNLVNHQYIENGQQIDEYQSVTAPDPLLDFQDLQRRINEISMAVKNFNASSKANVEMREIQEAKEIEQKMGSLRPDNPVTEIEVLPKDIMLDQISECSSYGVSRGGTLESDDHMLELWETSDKTPKMAAEPAEDHHQRRASKETYNKHPSGDSLVEKELGVDKLEISRRMSRPREEGNKSRVLERLDSDSQKLTNLQITIQDLMKKVETIEKSTKGKSAEYDTVKEQLEASQETVMKLFDANRKLVKNVEEGALSSAGRASSESDEIGSVSRRRFSEQAQRGSEKIGQLQLEVQRLQFLLLKLNDAKESKEKTKMADQSRRVRLRDYLYGGTKTNNQKKKKTPFCACVRPPTKGD; this is encoded by the exons ATGGCGACGGCGACTCGGTCTCATGCAGATTCTAGGAGAATGTATTCTTGGTGGTGGGATAGCCACATAAGTCCTAAGAACTCAAAATGGCTCCAAGAAAATCTTACAG ACATGGATGTCAAGGTGAAGCAAATGATTAAGCTCATTGAAGAAGATGCAGATTCCTTTGCCAGGAGAGCGGAAATGTACTATAAAAAGCGCCCAGAGCTGATGAAAATGGTTGAAGAGTTTTATAGGGCATACCGCGCATTGGCTGAGAGATATGATCATGCAACTGGAGTGATCCGTCATGCTCATCGGACCATGGCTGAAGCATTTCCTAATCAAATTCCTGTGATGATTACAGACGATTTACCAATGGTTACATCCATGGAGACTGAGCCACGTACACCAGAAACACGCCATCCTTCACGTACATTTCTGGACTCGGATGAATCAGAAAAAGATGCTCATTTTATCAAACGAAATGGAGCAGATAGTGAAGAACTTCATTCTGCTTTGAACAAGACGGGTTTAAGACAGCTCAATGATCTCCTCATCCCTCGAGAACATGCAAAGTTTGAAGGGCATGCTCGAAGGGGGCTCAATTTTTTAGAGACGCAGGAGGAAAGCAGTGAGCTAAACAATGGAGGCCGTGGCACTAAGGCTCATGTCTTGTCTGAGTCTGAACGCGTGACAAAAGCCGAAGCAGAAATTTCGGCCTTAAAGAAAGCCCTTGCCAAATTGGAAGATGAAAAGGAAGCTGGTTTGCTTCAGTATCAGCAGAGTTTGGAGAAATTGTCTAATCTTGAATTAGAAGTGTCTTCTGCACAAGAGAATTCTCAAAGAGTCGATGAACGAGCAAGCAAAGCAGAAGCTGAAGTTCAAGACTTGAAGGAAGCGGTAATCAAATTACAGGCGGAAAGGGAAGCTACTCTTCTTCAGTACCAGGAATGCTTGGAGAAAATAACCGATCTGgagaaaaatatttcttttgctCAGAAGGATGCAGGAGAGTTTAACGAACGTGCTACTAGAGCTGAAACTGAAGTTGACTCCTTGAAGCAGGACCTTCTAAGAGTAGAAGCTGAAAAGGAAGTTGCCCTTCTTCAATATAAACAATGCCTGGAGACATTATCAAAACTGGAGGAGAGATTAAAAGAATCCGAGGAGAATGTTAGAAGGATTAATCAGCAAGCTAATTTAGCTGAAAACGAAATTGAAGCTTTGAAGTTGGAAGTTACTAAACTTAATGAAGAGAAGGAAGATGCTGCTCTCCGATATCAGCAATGCTTGGAGATAATTTCCAGTCTGGAACATAAACTCTCTTGTGCTGAAGAGGAGGTGGGTAGGTTAAATTCTAAGATAGACGATGAGGTTGAAAAGTTACATAGTTCCGAACAGAAGTGTCTTCTTTTGGAAACATCGAATCACGCTCTACAGTCTGAATTACAGTCTTTGGCACACAAGATGGGATCTCAAAGTGAAGAACTTAACGAGAAGCAGAAGGAATTGGGTAAACTTTGGAGTTCCTTACAAGAGGAGAGATTGCGATTCATTGAGGCTGAAACTGCTTTCCAAACTCTTCAGCATTTGCATTCTCAATCTCAGGAAGACCTTAGAGCTCTTGCTGCTGACTTTCACGGTAAATTGGAAATACTAGGGAATGTTGAATCACGTAAGCAGTCTCTAGAGGATGAAGTGCACAGAGTCAATGAggaaaacaaaattctaaatgAGCTCAAGATTTCTTCATCTTTGTCTATACAAACTTTGCAGGATGAGATATTGAATTTGAAAGAGACAATAGAGAAACTTGAACAGGAGGTTGAGCTGCGACTTAATGAAAGAAATGCTCTTCAGCAAGAAATTTACTGTCTTAAAGAGGAGCTTAATGATATGAATAAAAAACATGAAGCTATGATTGACGAGGTCAGGTCAGCTGATTTAGATCCACAGTGCTTTGGCTCATCGGTGAAACAATTGCAAGACGAGAACTCAAAGCTGAAGGAGACATGTGAGGCTGAAAAAGATGAGAAACTGGCTCTTTTGGTAAAATTGGAAACCATGGAGAAGCTTTTGGAGAAGAATTCTGTTTTAGAGAATTCCATTTCAGACTTGAATGCTGAGTTGGATAGTGTCAGAGGAAAAGTAAATGTGTTGGAAGGAACATGCCAGTCTCTGCTTGTGGAGAAATCAACTCTTGCTGCTGAGAAGGCCACCTTGTTTTCTCAATTACAAGCCACCACTGAAAAGCTTGAGAAGCTTTCGGAAAATAACAACCTTTTGGAAAATTCACTATTTGACGTCAGTACCGAACTTGATGTATTAAGAGGGAAGTCAAAGATCTTAGAAGACGCGTGCCAGTTACTTGACCATGAGAAGTCCAGTATCTCTTCAGAGAAAGAAGCCTTAGTTTCAGAGTTGAACACCACTCAGCAAATTCTGAAAGATCTTGAAAAACAACACAGTGAATTGGAACTAATGCATTTGGAACTAAAAGGAGAAAGGGAGTCATCACTTAAAAAGGTAGAAGAGCTACTGGTTTCCCTGTATTCCCAAAGGGAAGAGCATTGCAGAGTTTTGAAGTTGAATGAAGATGAAGTGGCCAACAAGGAATTACAAATCGATATTCTGAAAGAAGATGCAAAGTGCCGGAAACAAGAATATGAGGAGGAACTGGATAGATCTCTAAACGCTCAGATTGAAATTTTCATCTTGCAGAAGTGTATCCAAGATTTGGAGAAAAGGAACTTTTCCCTCCTAGTTGAGTGCCAGAGACTTTTGGAGGCGTCCAAAATGTCTGACAAAATTATTTCTAATTTGGAGACTGAAAATATTCAAAAGCAAGATGATGTGGATTCTTTGtctgataaaattaaaatactaagGGTTGGACTGCATCAGGTGTTGAAGACTCTTGACATTAACGGTGATAATTTCTTTGAAGATATGCTTGACGAAGACCAAACTCTCCTGAACCATATACATGGAAAACTTAAGGAGAGAAAGAAGTCTTTTGACGCGATTTTCAAGGAAAGCCACCACTTGACCGTTGAGAATTCGGTTCTGATTACATTTCTTGAGCAGTTGAAAATGACTGTAGAAAATCTTGTGATAGAAAAAGGAGCACTTGATGAGGAGTCCAAGATACAGTCTAAGCAGTTCACGGCATTGCAAATTGAGTTCCAAAAGGCATTGGAAAAGAATCAGGAGTTGAAGTTGGCCATAAGCAAAGGAGAAGAGAAAATGGAAGGTATGACAGCTGAAATAGTTAATCTACGCGAAGAGCTATCAAACTTTGAAAAGATCCACAGAAACTTACATGAAAAAAGTTGCACgataattgaagagaaaaaatccTTGCTGGGAAGATTTAAAGATCTGAGTGAGGAGAAGGGTAACTTGGAAGAAGAACTTTGTGTCCTGTCCCACGAGACATTCGTTCAATCTAATATTTCTGCGATTTACGAGAATATCATCTCTGAAAAACTCCAGGAACTTAAACAGCTTGGTCAAGAACTTGATAAGCTCGGTTCAGAAAATAATAACCTTGAGGAGAGATTGAAGATAATGGCACACAAAttagaaaatgaagaaatggaaaatTCTCATCTTAAAGAGTTATTTGTAAAGTCaaatgttgaattgaatttagTTGAATCTGTCAATGATCAATTGACTTGTCAGATTAGGAATGAAAGGGAAATGCTGTGTCAAAAGGAAAAAGTGCTTTCGGAAGCAGCCAAGACGTTTCATGCTTTACACACCGAGAAAACAGAATTGCAAAGAACGGCGGAAGATCTGAAGATTAGATATGATGATGCCAAGGGGAAACTTGAAGAGCAAGCTAATCGAATTTCCCACTTGTCCTCGGACAAGGACCGTCAAAATGAAGAGCTTGGATGCCTCAGTGAAGTGAACCAGAAATTGGAGTCTGAAATGAAGTGCCTACACCAAGAACTTGAAGAAATTAAGCTAAGGGAAAAGAAGCTAAGTTATGAAGTACACGAAGGAATAAATGAGATTGAACAATGGGAAACTCAAGCTGCAGTACTCTTTGCCGAACTGCAGGTTTCTGCTGTCAATGAAACACTACTTCAAGGGAAGGCTTGTGAGCTAGCTGATACATGTGAGCATCTTGAGAGCATAAACTACTCGAAAGACATGGAAAGAGAACAGCTGAAAGAATTAGTTAGCAAGTTGGAAGGTGAAAATGGGAAAATGTGTGATCAATTAGCTGCTTATGTCCCAGCTATCAGTGCTTTGAATGATTGTGTAACATCTCTGGAGGTGCAGACTCTAGGGCATCCAAAACATCATGACTATGAAAAACCTGAg GTTAAAAATTTGGTGAATCACCAATACATTGAAAATGGTCAACAAATAGATGAATATCAATCTGTTACGGCACCAGATCCTCTCCTCGACTTCCAAGACCTGCAGAGGAGGATCAATGAAATTTCAATGGCAGTTAAGAATTTTAACGCAAGTTCCAAAGCCAATGTTGAAATGAGAGAGATTCAAGAAGCAAAGGAGATTGAACAGAAAATGGGGAGTTTAAGGCCAGATAATCCTGTAACTGAGATTGAAGTACTTCCAAAAGACATCATGCTTGATCAAATATCTGAATGTTCATCATATGGAGTAAGCAGGGGAGGAACTCTTGAGTCTGATGATCATATGCTTGAGTTGTGGGAAACATCTGATAAGACACCGAAGATGGCAGCAGAACCAGCAGAAGATCATCATCAAAGAAGAGCATCCAAGGAAACATACAACAAACATCCTTCAGGAGATTCCTTGGTGGAAAAGGAGTTGGGGGTGGACAAGTTAGAGATCTCAAGAAGAATGTCACGGCCACGTGAAGAAGGCAACAAGAGTAGAGTTTTGGAAAGACTTGATTCTGATTCACAGAAGTTAACGAACCTTCAAATAACCATACAAGATTTGATGAAGAAAGTTGAAACTATTGAGAAGAGTACAAAGGGAAAAAGTGCCGAGTATGATACCGTTAAAGAGCAGCTTGAAGCGTCTCAGGAGACTGTAATGAAGTTGTTCGATGCCAACCGCAAGCTGGTGAAGAATGTAGAAGAAGGTGCACTGTCTTCAGCTGGGAGAGCTTCATCAGAATCAGATGAGATTGGAAGTGTCAGCAGGAGGAGATTTTCGGAACAAGCGCAGAGAGGATCAGAAAAAATAGGACAACTTCAGTTGGAGGTTCAAAGACTCCAGTTTCTTCTTTTGAAACTCAATGATGCAAAAGAAAGCAAAGAGAAAACCAAAATGGCTGATCAAAGTCGGAGAGTACGTTTGCGGGATTATCTCTATGGTGGGACAAAAACCAACaaccaaaagaagaagaaaacaccTTTTTGTGCATGTGTAAGACCACCCACTAAGGGAGATTGA